A window of Malania oleifera isolate guangnan ecotype guangnan chromosome 2, ASM2987363v1, whole genome shotgun sequence genomic DNA:
AAGACTAACTAAGAACATGGAAGACGTAAGTCCCAAAGCAGATCTCAGTTGCACTctaggaagaagaaggacataaaGTGTTTTAGGTGCagtaaaattgggcacataagaaCAGAATATCCGAAGTGGAAAAAAGGAAATGCTGAAAATCAGCAGGGTctgtcaaaatctgcaaatgtagtagAAGGAGATttagggagcagtgatggtgatatgctatgtgtttcatcgggttcagagTGCCTCATGAAttattcttggatcctagatgccagatgctcttatcacatgatagcaaatagaaaatggttcaacacctacaggtTAATTAATACTGGTTGttttttttataggaaatgatatttcatgcaaaataattggtattggaaatgtcaaaatcaaaatgtatgatggtattgtgagaaccttatgtgatgtaagacatgtaTCAAACCTaaggaagaatgtaatttcattgggcactttagattgtaatggataTAGTTAAAAGTCTAAAAGTGGGGAAATAAAAGAAAGTGATTGCAACTTGATGGTGATGAGAGGACAAAAGGTAGCAGGTAATATCTATGCACTACAGGGTAATATAGTTGTCGGTGGAGCTGTAGCTGTAAAGTCTAAGTCAGATGTTATGTGCCATATGCGATtaaggcatatgggtgactacatgtattcaaatgtttgggaAGCGATGAGGATAGCATCACGGGACAGCCATATGTTTTTCGTGGGTTTATCACGAAAGGTTTTGgtgtatctcatgtggcacaagtctgAGATGTTTACTAAgttttaacttgtggttgaggtgaaGAACCAAACCgagagagagattctcaagtcagaCATTGGGACTAAGTACGCTGGTtttattcaaggagttttgtgagcatgaCAGGTTATATATATGGCTTGTAGGGTACTTGTTGGTTAAGTTAGTGAGTATGGCACATTTCTTGTCTgatcgatcgccaaaggtatcactagatgggagagttgcaggtgaattgtgggcaagttttgtggtagactacttgggtgtgagtggatgtccactggtgcactattctagtgatagaGGATATAGACTTGGTGTTATGTCTAAACAgtacatctttctagggtataagaaaggtgggtgcaagctagGTGATCCTGTGGCCAaaaaaggggtgatcgaggacattaCTTTTGGTGAGAAAGTCATAGGGCAGCGTACTCatgtaaaggaagagaaataaatGCTAGAAAAATACATTAGTAGCAAACATGTAATTTaggtggagttagatactcaTGGGAGAAATGtagggagttctatctcgggttaacagtatcacagtataaatgggcatgtgatgcaggtggagtaaCAGACTAAAGGcagagatgacatagttcatattgtagggagGTTCAGCTCAGGAAACCAGTAGGATCACAATGGACCCAGGTGCACTATCATACCAGCACTCaagtataaatttggcattctggTATTTTATGCATTTATTACTACCAGCAGCAAGGTTCCTACCATTTTTCAAGTTGCAGTTTCCATCAAAGGGAAAAATAAAAGGATGAGTATTATGATGGAGGAAATTGAAGTATTGCATAACAACCAGGTGTGGGAGTTTGTGAGGCTTCTAGTGGGGAAGAGGGTTATAGGATGTAAGGGAGTGATGCATCTGTTGTATGTGAATGACAAGTTATTGGCTGGGTAGACTTTGACtaaggctaatcagttgggaactttGTTGAAAGGTTTTTACATGAATGTGTTGAGTACAACCAATAAGGGTCTTGGTTTGAATATTCGTATAGAtagagctgcagggagattggtgttatctcaggtggctttgtagatagagctgcagggagattgatgttatctaagggtggctttgtggatagaTTCGCAGGGAGACTTTATTTGTCGTCTCATAGGGATTCTGTGGAGAATCGATATAAAATGTCCACTGCTCGATCCCAAGGATAGACTGTGAtgtctgggatatgtcaaaggtcctcccaTGATGGTGCAATAGGGTGTTTCGGCAAGTAACGGAGTGGACCGTCAATtatgagatttgttgaagactatgcaaaGGACTTTGGTGACAGAAGGCTTACAGTAGgttttgtgtttactattgtgaGAATGCCTTGTTGGACACCTAGGGTGCAGTCTTAGGTTGTTGCATTTATAACTgaatcggggttgatggtagaagtcaAAGTTGTCATCGGCAACTTCAAgtagcattgcttggacttggtgtttgtctccagtTACTAAATGGGCAGCGGTCTCAACGTAATGTCCTAAGTTCAAGGTAGAGCAATGGATTCATAttttcagtttctcctaaggggcgtatgttcttcaaggtggagattgttgtgaaatGTGGCTCACATACTAAGTGGGAAGCATACACAAAAGGAAAACATGAAAGAAATCAAGCAGTAGTAggggaaaccgtcaacggtttgactCGAGATACCCAatgcaaatttcaaattttgaaaggtgGACATTAATATGGTTGAGGTTTGGAGGAAAAACCTTCGGGAACTCTACTTATATGTCATATCAAATGCATTTGTAGAGAGATGGTTGTAAGAGTTGAGAGGATTGATGTATTGTTCTTGTAATTCGCCCCAAAAGATAGTGAATCCTTATTGTTTGCTCTTGTGGATATAGGTATtatcgaaccacataattccttatattatttgttgttcttacttttatttacttgttgtggttgtaaATTGTTCTGTATATTCATCATTTACTGCATTGTGTATTTGATCCTACATAAATATATTCAGCTGTGCAATTTGGGTTTTTCACAACATAATTAATTAACAAATTTTTAACACTCATCTCAAATCATGTTTGGTATCTAAACGAAAGTTATTTACTGCTACAATGCTATCAATTATTACTGAAAAACAGTTTAGTCAAGAAGTTTGCAAAGTAATAGCTTATTGTCGTCTTTTTAACAGGTGCAGTCGGCAGATATGGCTTGGCGGGTAGATTTCATTGTTATGCTCTGGAAGGGAAATCATTTAGACCTACTTTCTACTCGTTAATTTTAGGGATCAGTTTCTTTTTCAATACTCAAGCTTCATAGTTCATTGCTGAAGTACGAAAGGAGAAATATTCATTATACATCTATCGCTTACACCCATGGATTGTAGTTCGTCGGAAGAATAAAAGCGCATTCTtctttaaatttttagttttaatatTTCTTTGATCGCAGTAGCATATACCATTTTACAGACAGAAAACACAGCTTTGGTATATAAGCAATTCCCATGTGTACGGGGGCACAGCCAgtctaaatcagatgaaggcaaCGAGAACTCTGGAAAAGCTTAATTAATCTCGTTGTTTTCTTGCTTCTTTTTCAGCCTgcaatcaactcaaaaatatcaaTATATCAATTCATCAGCACttcagtgagagagagagagagagagagaatgaatgaatgaatgactGATAGCATTCTTACCACTTTGACAACCTTATCAAAGGCGTCTGGTCCGTGTTTGGTTATATAGCGCTCGACGCTCTTCCTGGCATCGAAGCTCAACATCTGCAGAGCCTTCTTGGGCCCCTCGGGATAGTTAGAGCTCAGTTGGCCCCTAATGTTGATGTACTTGCGCACGAATTTCTCATATATATAAGCTGCCCCATTGAAAATTGGCAGAACCAACCACAGGCAGAACAAAAGTTTCATGTATGGCCAAAATGGAAGCCTGACATAAAAAAATGGGATCCGTTCATCATTCAATAAGGAACAACAAAAGTACCCAGTACAATTGAACTGCTGggatgaaaaataaaatagataaataaataaaaaggctTGCAGGTATGCTAAAGTTTATCTGTCAGGTAAAGTGATTACCAAGCCAGAATTTTCCAACAGGAGAGCTCAAATAAGGTTAGAAACGAGTATAAAATCCAATATGTCAACCACTGTTGATCATCCACCGTGGATGGGCTCTCGATGGCTCGCATTGAGGCATATCTGTGTTCAAAATCATACACGCATGaagttaattaattcaattattggCATGCATCATCACATGCCTTATTTTCAGTTTTTTAACTGGCCATAATCAATCTTGATTTTGATGTAAAACAATGGAAATTCCTCTTTGCATTTGTACTTACAATGGAAAAAGAAGCATCACTGTCGGCCTGGGTGGCAGTCACAATCCATGCAAAATGGCAGAAGTTAAATTGAAAGTGAATTAAGTGGAGTTTTTCCCGACttgtctttattttaaaataatatattaaataataccctattagagaaaatattttccgaAATGACTCTAACGtacttggtccagcgagatttgtcacgtgtcacaCAATCGAATAGATGTCATTTAAAATCGTCATTTGAACTGCTCCTCACGTGTGACAAATAAGATTTGCTTAACCACGCATCAGGAGCAGTTTAAATGACGATTTTAAATGACATCCATTCGATTGAATGACACATGACAAATCTCGTTGGATCAAATAGCGAGATTACATCAGTCATTCCGAAAAATATTTTCCcgaatagggtattatttaatatattattttaaaatagaaaaaaaatcgAATTAAGTatgtaatatctatatatatatacatatagtataTCATATAAATGAAATTAATTAACAATATATTTCTTTGGTATCTTTTCGGTGAGAAATGTAATTTAAGGTACTTACCCCACCAACGCATCCATGTGTCTTGCAATCGTCCCAAGAAGACCCATGTTGGAATGCCTGCTGCTACCTCTTAATTTCTTTCTGGTTGAATAATTATGAATGAGAAAATGCTTCAGATAATCTAAGATGATGGCGCGGGTGAAGTACGTACATGACAAATCCCCAAGCCTAATTAATAAACAACACAACCGGCGACTGGTGTGTTGGCGATTGGAAAAGAAAAGGATATCTGCTGGACTAGCCAAAGTCTTCTTTCCCTCGGCCGCAAGAAAAGGAAAGGAGTATCCATGACTTGAAACTACGTAGACGCTACAATTCCAAAAAGGTCAGATATAGGCTCTGCCTTCTCCAACTAATGTTTATAATTGCATGTGAGTAATATTGTGTAAATATGTTTATAATTGCTAATAATGTTTCTATGTTTTCTTAAAATTTTGATAATATATTTTCATGATCTagtttataaatattaaagtatgaATATTCAAAGTTATTAAACATCGAAATAAGATACTATTATGGCATCATGTGGACGTAAggacaagaaaaaaaattaaaaatataagaaatgATATGGACATGATGAAATGATGTAATTAATATTATACAAAATATtaactttaatatttatatatcattacaGATAAGAAATTTAATAAgtacattttattatttttaacttataaaaacataatatatgaCTTCTTCtagtaaaaatattaataactaTATGCaacttttaaattatgattttctatttaaaatacttataattattcttttttgtttagttaattatcaatgttgaccttataggtcatatcccattttgattatgacaaaaaacttggtatttaatgtttgtcgagtttgtgtgcaagattagTCTTGCATGTcttggcaaaatcatatggcgtCGTATGGAGGCttgaagggaaatgaagaccTAAAATGTTTAAcacttgtattttatatttatttttatttgggtctgtaatatttatcAAACCAAAGTCGGTAAtaattaattcactgcatgcatagTAGGACTGTAAGCTCAGTAATGTTGTAGACAGACcgtaggttaatcaaatgacattagacaagacttcggtcgaccgacgctaggttttttggcTAAGTTAAAAAGCTtcgaccttagaaagaccctaggttgtgtaatattgttgctggattagttgaacttataaagaatttttaaatctccaattcacctccctcttgggagtgcaccaatttcaacaattggtatcagagtctcgttgcacttggcttaacagcttttgtaaaatatcgcaatgactcacattggtgtattcCAATTCGGAGAGGGACGGTCACCCtctaggcctcctatattttgtggtgtttattacaccacctgaaaaattagaatgaacgtatttataaaatcaatggattggatgacctagcgggtgattgttaatggaattcaaATGCCCtttgatgaaaatgatattaagttAATGGACATGATAtatcgtgctttagattctaacatttttactgagattatggcatgtaaaagtgcaaaagatatATGGGATGAGCtggaaagaaaatatggagaatccaGAGAAAAGAAGATCAATTCTCTAGTTGGCTTGGCTACAAATGATCAGGAGAAAGCAACTTGTTGCTTAACTACAATAGTCGATAAGGAGGTACATGTATCTCAAACTCCTTCATTgtatgatgcatgtgatgattatTGTGCTGAATTCTGTAATATtccatatgatgaatcatctattgtttctAGTAATAATACTATCAATAATTCATGCACTGATTCATATGATACTTCTTATGATAATGCTATTAatgattcatgcgatgtttattgtgaaaaatcttgtgatgaatcatatgttgaattcaatgatgaaagcatgtcctctcttgaaaaactagaaaatactttattgaaaatgcataaggttctagttaggatgtctaagcagaaaataaTCTTGAAACAGGAAAATAAGAAGGtggaaaaacaattaaaagaattgaaagcttatGATAccacattagaaaagaaaaagattgaaaagatattgaaaattatctgcttaaagaaagaagtaaatgattattctagtgttgcacccaaagtagaatatgaaaagaataatcataataaacccttaagagccaaaagaaattaatttttcaaaaaagggttcatattataagtcccacagtcatacgtcatcaaataaaaataaaacaagtaagtaTAATAtgtcacatgcatataaatttcgcttatcttgtaaaatgaaagggtgtATCCAACTTAGAAATGCCAAATgtatagacaaagaaatgatgtgggtcattatgaaggcaaaccccttaggacctaaGGAAGACCAGAGTCAAATAGATATAACCTAATTATTTtatgcttccttagatcttaggattaggtttaagggttgtgatgaccATAGGATTGGGAAGTGgtgcatgcttaaaattccaaatcttagtatatgcattcactatacactatattgaaaactaagattattagaaattcaagcaagatatccaatctgaacttaactcatttatatcacaataattggataaaatatgaaaacatcggCTATAGAATACTcaaataaaatccacttccaaatggacaaggcaagtGTGCCTGACATATTATTCtcaatgcttaattcatacttgaatatacaaatcttaagttaaccatattttgtccattgcacatatttgagctttagggagtccatctcgatatatattatttaaacctaaactcatttttgaatataaaagccttaaccatagtttagtcatcactctaggtctAAGCACTAATATTCATAAAGTCCTAATTCATTACTGATGCCTACTAAAAAGACATCCTTCATAATCAAACTTAGGGGCATCCACTGAAGGAATCAAGCTTCTTATctagttaaataaatttttttccttttgtgcTTGAACTATAACAAATCCCTAATTTCGGTTCACCcgtctcctccataggaaatccttaccaaaccatgatcatattcgatAAGGTTTCACACATTCCTTGGCTAGTATCATTGCTTCATATCTGAACGATACTTTCCATTCCCTAAAGAGTATTGTTcacaaaattcatatactcctaaatgctctttggtatgatggtttggacatattcacttgcacgaaaatattttgaatattgtcctgCTTCActtgaatactcttctgaacttaaataaaatttaatccttaagagtatttatttatcttcccttcgcaagctctcaaattattaagtcatatccttagagataagttgaatggctaagttagTCATACTAGGTCTTCATCTAGACgaatgcataaaattaaaggACACCTACacacatgcagtttaaatcgaaagtcattccaacttggggcctcttacatattgaaattcataagagaagAGACATTGTAGGCTTATGACtttgaaagaaatattcattgtgactttttggccCTCTAAGCCTAATCATGTAAAGCCGagtctaaatcattgaaaatcttaaaacacttggctaaagaatttgaaaaaaaaaataaaatagaaaaagcaTGATTTGGTTGTGTGCTTAACTCAGGGgcagcatttatctttcatgactattaaattaaaatacTCTTATGATTATACTTCATATGCCTTCATGAATAACTATACTGCACTGAGTGCAAACTTATCCACTGCTCTTTActttttatattatttgatggatatttttttattgattgataattgctacttgattgcatgcttagtgtagaatgcctcctacatggcggatgcagtggatgtgaactgcatgctggtagttgattttaGGTTATTGCATGATTGAtatgaaaattttgttgaaaacaaccagctatcaggtacaggttcatgagaaaatgtccaatttacaaacgccATGCTGCCGAAACTTtaacaggaattttcccaaaataaaaccttgtacaaagatgattatgataaattaaatgttaaaatattttttaaaggataagtgaaaactaattgaatattaaatttcatcctcacataatcatcaaacatttacgggagcttagctccatccctatagaaatgGCATAAAAgtctcacatgcatcactataCTTATTAAGTATTGAAGCTCTTCTGAAATCCTTGAATATTATATCCTGCGCTTGAaactttatgatttgatatggaatgttcttgagTCATGAACTCTATTGTATGCCTTAATACATATTCTTTTATGCATCTCtaacctatagggatgattatactagtcgcataataaaatgaataaatcttaatcgagtatatttattttaagagatttaaatTGAAGGCCTATACTGATTGGCATGAATTTAATCTTTGGCTAGTATAAGTAGTTCACTGTTTCTAAGTtagaattcaaatcgatagggggagcatccaaaaattaaaatgcctatcatattatgctctcCAACACTTTTTTTCTTGGATCTATTTTGAATtatgtgtggcatgtgcttaaatgtaatgttcttattgaaaatcataatttgaaacgtgttgatttgccatatgatcttgcatgtgattgttaattgtttaggatcattatggttgtgttCTGGCTATATTCTAGTATTTGCtaaattgacaaaccagaaaatttgtgcttgcttaatcgttaaagtttctttttcagcaaacaacccccagtacttttttcaaacatcaaagggggatatatatttatatatatgttcttAAAATTGCATAACAGGTTCAGTAACTccacatgaaaatgcatgtgaattAGTAAGATTGTTTTTGTGCTCAAACCCTCAATTTGCTATCACTTGTCGTATGCGTTAAAGTCAAatatttcacgggtcttatgatatatttcaatggcaatggtttgtgtatatttatggtctaaccttgttttcatgtcatttttaAATGattagttatattgtttgtgtgcttaattgctatatttcatactttgtgaggctatctttgtcattcattttgtaTTGTATGACTATTCTATCTCTTGGATGATTGAAAGACATActtctatttattattttgatccatactgaactgtttgagtttattattgttgtagagatctggaaaaaaaagaaaaaaaaaaaagagaaaatcagCGGCGATTTTCTGAAGTGAAGAGAAAATCGGCAATGGTTATTTGGAATTATTGCGAGTCAGTAACGGGTTAAACGGTAAAAATAGGGCCGATTAAATAGAAAATCAGCGACAATTTTTTGGAGGGCTAAGAAAATTGGCGGTTTTCTCTGCAACGGTGATATAAAGAAAGATCCTGCAAGAtgttttgtaaataaaataaatttcttcTCTCCCTCACACGAAACCCTATGGTTTCTCCCTCTTATTTCTTCGATTCTCACTCCATAAAGGTCTGTTTTGACAATttggaaccaccacaaggttcgtgGAGTGGTTCTCTGTAAGTTTATCGAAGTGGATCGATGATTTGGGGTtttagggcaccatcccaaaatcagggtaagtgagatattttagaattttattattAGATTGAAGTttatggaacctaggaagtattaaatgagtgttgtttggagatttgagttgataaattagggttttttaatcagggttcaggtgagcgccacaagtatcattttggggtccctgcCAGCGtaattcaggaaatcaggtaaggggaatagattaagtcagtagtttttatggatttaccggtttaaaaggaaaat
This region includes:
- the LOC131147822 gene encoding HVA22-like protein f isoform X1, translated to MGLLGTIARHMDALVGPTVMLLFPLYASMRAIESPSTVDDQQWLTYWILYSFLTLFELSCWKILAWLPFWPYMKLLFCLWLVLPIFNGAAYIYEKFVRKYINIRGQLSSNYPEGPKKALQMLSFDARKSVERYITKHGPDAFDKVVKVAEKEARKQRD
- the LOC131147822 gene encoding HVA22-like protein f isoform X2, yielding MGLLGTIARHMDALVGYASMRAIESPSTVDDQQWLTYWILYSFLTLFELSCWKILAWLPFWPYMKLLFCLWLVLPIFNGAAYIYEKFVRKYINIRGQLSSNYPEGPKKALQMLSFDARKSVERYITKHGPDAFDKVVKVAEKEARKQRD